One stretch of bacterium DNA includes these proteins:
- the argH gene encoding argininosuccinate lyase: protein MAARKTTRKTTVGAIDSSVLDFTAGSDLQLDLALVQADCVGSAAHATMLARMPVRPRIITESERRSVIRELAAIMQRAANGQFSISMDDQDVHLAVERILTAKLGDLGKKIHTGRSRNDQVALDLRLFAREQLIGLVGEVLTLAGALVQFAHRHVAVPMVGRTHMQPAMPSSVGLWASAHAESLLDDVSLLMGVYELNDQCPLGSAASYGVPLPVDRELTSQLLGFSRPVHNVLYANNARGKIESLILQAMVQVMLSLSRMAQDLMLYTMPEFGYFTLPVEYGTGSSIMPQKNNPDVVELVRARVARVMACEMAVLDIARGLPSGYNRDLQETKGPFMEGISITRGCLAILPQMIERMEVNREALLKGFTPGVFATDRALELVGQGMPFRDAYHYIKANLNELETMDPGESIRKKTHLGAPMGLDFGWYQARIKAGQEWKQAEWTDHCRAVSKLMGIKYPIS from the coding sequence ATGGCAGCTCGAAAAACAACACGAAAAACGACCGTTGGTGCAATTGACTCATCTGTTTTGGACTTCACGGCGGGAAGCGACCTGCAGTTGGATTTAGCGCTGGTGCAGGCCGATTGCGTCGGGTCCGCCGCGCATGCCACAATGCTGGCCCGCATGCCGGTACGCCCCCGAATCATCACCGAGTCCGAGCGGCGTTCCGTGATCCGTGAACTGGCGGCCATTATGCAGCGTGCGGCCAACGGGCAGTTTTCCATTTCCATGGATGACCAGGATGTGCATCTGGCCGTGGAACGGATCTTGACGGCGAAGCTGGGGGATCTTGGAAAGAAAATTCACACGGGCCGGAGCCGGAATGATCAGGTGGCCCTGGATTTGCGTTTATTTGCACGCGAGCAACTGATTGGGCTCGTGGGCGAAGTGCTGACGCTGGCCGGCGCGCTGGTGCAATTCGCCCACCGTCATGTGGCGGTCCCCATGGTGGGCCGGACCCATATGCAGCCGGCCATGCCGAGTTCCGTGGGGTTATGGGCCTCCGCCCATGCGGAGAGCCTGTTGGATGATGTGTCACTCCTGATGGGGGTGTACGAGTTGAATGACCAGTGTCCGCTTGGATCAGCGGCAAGTTATGGCGTGCCCCTCCCGGTGGACCGTGAGTTGACGTCCCAGCTGCTGGGTTTCAGCCGGCCGGTGCATAACGTACTCTATGCGAACAATGCCAGGGGCAAAATCGAGTCCTTGATCCTCCAGGCCATGGTTCAGGTGATGCTGTCCCTTTCCCGGATGGCGCAGGACCTGATGCTGTACACCATGCCCGAGTTCGGTTATTTCACGCTGCCGGTCGAATACGGAACCGGGAGCAGCATTATGCCCCAGAAGAACAATCCCGACGTGGTCGAATTGGTCCGCGCCCGGGTGGCGCGGGTGATGGCCTGTGAAATGGCGGTGCTCGATATCGCCCGTGGGTTGCCCAGCGGGTATAACCGCGACTTGCAGGAAACCAAGGGGCCCTTCATGGAGGGCATTTCCATCACGCGTGGATGTCTGGCCATTCTGCCCCAGATGATTGAGCGGATGGAGGTCAACCGGGAGGCCCTGTTGAAAGGCTTTACGCCGGGGGTGTTTGCCACGGATCGCGCCCTCGAGCTGGTCGGCCAGGGCATGCCCTTCCGGGATGCCTATCATTACATCAAAGCCAATTTGAATGAGCTTGAAACGATGGATCCCGGTGAGTCGATCCGGAAGAAGACGCACCTCGGCGCGCCGATGGGATTGGACTTCGGATGGTATCAAGCCCGGATTAAAGCGGGCCAGGAGTGGAAGCAGGCCGAGTGGACGGATCATTGCCGCGCGGTTTCCAAACTGATGGGAATTAAATATCCCATCTCGTGA
- a CDS encoding serine/threonine protein kinase encodes MSTEVADFSHLDPDTVINAVEDALQVRCSNLCRPLNSYINRVYEVGLDAGGFLIVKFYRPGRWSYDALQDELDFLKELAAAELPVVPPIPGADGQLLHKIGDTWFAVFPKRGGRPLDEPSPEDWVQLGRLIGRMHVIGSNRTPRDRLLLHPQRSTLAHLDFILRSGTLPAQYRRAYEECVVSLVKEITPLFEGVETLRLHADCHRGNILFRPGEGYHLLDFDDMAVGPAVQDLWMILPDRLPRARGELDLLLDGYETFRNFPYETLKLIEPLRAMHFIHFTAWCARQKADGGFARLSPDWGSQAFWRQELAELEKQRHEIEAGIE; translated from the coding sequence ATGTCTACTGAAGTTGCTGATTTTAGTCATCTTGATCCCGATACCGTGATCAATGCGGTGGAGGATGCGCTTCAGGTGCGTTGCAGCAACCTCTGTCGGCCTCTCAATAGCTATATCAACCGGGTGTATGAGGTGGGGCTGGATGCCGGAGGATTTCTGATTGTGAAATTCTACCGGCCGGGCCGGTGGAGTTATGATGCCCTGCAGGATGAGCTGGATTTCCTGAAGGAACTGGCGGCGGCGGAGCTACCCGTGGTGCCGCCGATCCCCGGGGCGGATGGTCAGTTGCTCCACAAGATAGGGGACACCTGGTTCGCGGTGTTCCCGAAACGGGGCGGGCGCCCCCTGGATGAGCCTTCACCGGAAGACTGGGTGCAGTTGGGGCGGCTGATAGGCCGGATGCACGTCATCGGCAGCAACCGGACGCCGCGTGACCGGCTCCTGCTTCATCCCCAACGCTCCACCCTGGCGCACTTGGATTTTATTCTGCGCTCGGGTACGTTGCCCGCCCAGTACCGGCGCGCCTATGAGGAGTGTGTTGTTTCCCTGGTAAAGGAGATCACGCCCCTCTTTGAGGGTGTGGAGACCCTGCGGTTGCATGCCGATTGCCATAGGGGGAACATCCTGTTCCGGCCCGGGGAGGGCTATCATCTGCTGGATTTCGATGATATGGCGGTCGGACCTGCCGTTCAGGATCTCTGGATGATTCTGCCGGATCGGCTTCCCCGCGCCCGGGGTGAGCTGGATTTATTGCTCGACGGCTATGAGACGTTCCGGAATTTCCCCTATGAAACGCTGAAGCTGATCGAGCCCCTGAGGGCCATGCATTTCATCCATTTCACCGCTTGGTGTGCCCGTCAGAAGGCGGATGGAGGATTTGCCCGCCTGTCACCTGACTGGGGCAGTCAGGCGTTCTGGCGGCAGGAACTGGCCGAGTTGGAGAAACAGCGGCACGAAATTGAAGCGGGGATCGAGTGA
- a CDS encoding carbohydrate-binding family 9-like protein, with amino-acid sequence MTYTIRKTKQAPELSGNWNDALWSQAETLKVESFHPRGSDHRPGVQARLLYDDAHIYVHFQVDDRYVRSVITQPQGPVCTDSCVEFFFKPKPDGGYLNVEVNGGGTFLCSYVENHRRVPGGFEKFTQLDVSWLAQIRCHHSLPDVVEPELTAPCLWHLAYALPLALIESCTGPLGPLAGQTWTANFYKCGDKTSHPHWGSWAPIGEELNFHMPEFFAPIRFGE; translated from the coding sequence ATGACCTACACTATTCGTAAAACCAAACAGGCCCCGGAACTGAGCGGAAACTGGAATGATGCCCTCTGGAGCCAGGCGGAAACCTTGAAAGTTGAATCCTTCCACCCGCGGGGTTCCGACCACCGCCCCGGTGTTCAAGCACGGCTGCTCTATGATGACGCCCATATTTATGTCCACTTTCAAGTGGATGACCGATACGTCCGGAGCGTGATCACCCAGCCCCAAGGCCCGGTATGCACGGACAGTTGTGTTGAATTTTTCTTTAAACCCAAACCGGACGGCGGGTACCTGAACGTTGAAGTCAATGGGGGGGGCACGTTTTTATGCTCCTATGTTGAGAACCATCGCCGCGTCCCGGGGGGATTTGAGAAATTTACCCAGCTCGATGTGAGCTGGCTGGCCCAAATCCGCTGCCATCACAGCCTGCCGGACGTCGTGGAACCCGAACTGACCGCCCCCTGTCTATGGCATCTGGCCTATGCCCTACCTCTCGCCCTGATTGAATCCTGCACCGGGCCACTAGGGCCTCTTGCCGGACAAACCTGGACGGCGAATTTCTACAAATGCGGCGATAAAACCTCCCACCCGCACTGGGGTTCCTGGGCGCCGATCGGGGAAGAGCTGAACTTTCACATGCCCGAATTCTTCGCGCCCATCCGTTTCGGGGAATAA